The Henckelia pumila isolate YLH828 chromosome 2, ASM3356847v2, whole genome shotgun sequence genome includes a window with the following:
- the LOC140880209 gene encoding uncharacterized protein isoform X3 encodes MDMKKGKLEDSDRGKCKPVKQTWRAVSTQSSSFEGDGERGELQSQVENIYHATSSTNLTAKCEDTNPEDVNEPVHRDTCIGLEDVNEDISLDGKLMTLEKHSMSLNVGQSLMRFIAGKGRGTQKEIEEETGVKIILPSSRKEESIIIEGNSVESVIKASEKIQIITDKAVNSRALDYSHFVSLPLAIHPGLVDKLINFQNTILQIVACDNGENLDSGTSGENEDMAAMDQQSTKAPKIDVENAEKDADAPVKVDIAKIPLVSYDPKKSKTPISKFSTSQLRDLGIERSIFIKPKTFHLTILMLKLWNKQRVNAAAEVLQSVSSQVMDALDHRPVSIKLKGLNCMKGSLAKARVLYAPVEEVGGEDRLLRASQVIIDAFAEAGLLIGTDAQQKLKLHATLMNERHRKRNKNARKLDSFDARGIFDRYGSEEWGEYPIREAHLSQRFVFDGNGYYHCCASIPFPDNMQVE; translated from the exons GTGATGGTGAAAGGGGTGAACTACAAAGTCAAGtggaaaacatatatcatgctaCATCTTCAACTAATTTGACAGCTAAATGTGAAGATACCAATCCTGAAGATGTGAATGAGCCAGTCCATCGTGATACTTGTATTGGCTTAGAAGATGTTAATGAAGATATATCCTTAGATGGAAAATTGATGACTTTGGAGAAGCATTCAATGTCCTTGAAT GTAGGGCAGTCCTTAATGCGATTCATCGCAGGGAAAGG AAGAGGCACTCAAAAGGAGATTGAGGAGGAGACTGGAGTCAAAATTATATTACCATCATCTAGAAAGGAGGAGTCTATAA TCATTGAAGGCAACTCTGTTGAAAGTGTTATTAAGGCATCTGAGAAAATACAAATCATTACTGATAAG GCAGTGAATAGTAGAGCTCTCGACTATTCTCACTTTGTTTCGCTTCCTTTGGCTATTCATCCTGGATTAGTAGACAAACTCATCAATTTTCAGAACACAATACTACAAATTGTGGCATGCGATAATGGAGAGAACCTTGACAGTGGTACAAGTGGAGAAAATGAAGATATGGCAGCGATGGACCAACAATCAACGAAAGCTCCAAAAATTGATGTTGAGAATGCTGAAAAAG ATGCTGATGCACCTGTCAAAGTGGACATAGCCAAGATCCCTCTTGTAAGTTATGATCCGAAAAAGTCAAAAACTCCTATCTCAAAGTTCAGCACTTCTCAATTAAGGG ATTTAGGGATTGAAAGGTCAATATTTATAAAACCCAAGACCTTTCACTTGACCATTCTCATGCTGAAGTTATGGAATAAACAACGGGTTAATGCAGCTGCTGAGGTTTTGCAG AGTGTCTCGTCACAGGTGATGGATGCTTTGGACCATCGGCCAGTTTCGATCAAACTCAAAGGGCTG AATTGCATGAAGGGGTCTCTGGCCAAGGCTCGTGTTCTGTATGCACCTGTAGAAGAAGTCGGAGGAGAGGACCGGCTTTTGCGTGCCAGTC AAGTTATCATCGATGCATTTGCTGAGGCTGGTTTGCTCATTGGAACAGATGCACAACAAAAGTTAAAG TTGCATGCCACTCTTATGAATGAACGACATAGAAAAAG AAACAAGAACGCAAGGAAGCTGGACTCGTTTGATGCTAGGGGTATTTTTGATCGTTATGGTTCTGAAGAATGGGGAGAGTATCCTATACGTGAAGCCCATCTTTCTCAAAGGTTTGTGTTCGATGGGAATGGATACTACCACTGTTGTGCCTCAATTCCATTTCCAGACAATATGCAAGTAGAGTGA